TGCGCCTCGTAAAGCGCAAGCCTAAATATTGTAAAACTCGTCGGTAGCTTTATATTTTCATCACGGATTATTTCGCTTCTGATCCATCTAAAAAAGAAGTCTTGTTCCAGATAATCGATTATAACAGGGTCCTCTATGATAAGCCCATAGTTAGGCTTTTCTAAGAGACTTCTTCGTCTCTGGGACAGCACAGCTACACGTGAATCAGAAATAACTACTAAATCTCCAGACACATATTTCCTAATTTTTCTAAGTTTCGGCAGTTTTGAATAGTCTATGTTGATCCCGGGAACCTCGTACAACAGAACATATGTATTTACGCCCTCTTTTTCCTTTAATTCAATAGTCTCATTTAAATACTTTACAAATTCAAAGTCACCACATACAATAAGATCAACTGTTGCATTGTGTGCTGCTTCTTCAGCTCTTGCAAGGAATGTTCTCCAATTTTTCAAAGTATATACATTTGGTTCCTCGGATGCAAGTTTTTGTTTTCTTGGCGCTGTGGCCTTAAGTCTTTCAAGTATTCTAGCCCGAAGTGACTCCGTTTTTTCTATGTAAAGTTTTTCAAGTACACTGGGCGAAACCGCCCTATAGACGACAGGTCGACTACTACTTGCCTCTATAAGCCCTTTAGAGACAAGTTCCTTGATATAATAGTAAAGCTGTGAAGTTTTTGCCTCCATTTTTTCTGTCAGTTCGCTTAGTGTGAGAGGTCCTTCTTGCAAGAGCTTAAGGTAGACTTCACATCCGAATTTACTTATGCCTAGCAACGAAAATACTTCGGCAACCTCTTCTTCACATTTTATTTCCCCTATGCTTTCAGTCATGGCAACCGCTCAAATATTTTAGCTCTGAAATTATTTATAAATTTTTTTATGAAATATTTCTAAAATAATGCAGTTTAAAGAAAATAGATGAATCGACAATATAAGTCAACCCGAAAAAAATATAAATATCTTTTTTCAATGATTAACTTGGCGAAAAATACATGAACGAAATTATGAAAAACAATTCGGCGATAATGGTTGTAGCGATACTTCTCGTTGCTGTCATTATTGGAGCACTCGCATACTATCTTCTTAGACCTCCAGCTTCTCAGCCGGTTCCGGAAAAACGTCCATTTACAAAAATTATCTTCGCATCAACACAGCTTTCACAACCACAAGAACAGTCCTTTACAATAGGTCTTCTCTCAGCACTACTTAACGAGAAAAACATACAGGCTGTATTTGTACCCCTTGGTTATTCAGACATGGTTTCCAAATTAAAGGCAGAAGTCTCATCAGGCTCTGTTTCAGTAAGCCTTATAGGAGGATTGTCAACAGAAATAGATTATTTTGCAAGCCAAGGCTGGCTGGAAGATCTTTCTAGATATGGAACCTTGCCTGGAAGAACCTTTACCAGTTCTGTCATGAACGTTGTAGAGCAACAGAAGAAACAGTATGGCATACAAACATTTGTACCATGGATGACAGCAACCTTTGTTATTGTAGTCAACAACAAGGCCTTTGACTACTTGCCTGCAGGGCTTACTAAGGAAGACGTAATTAAGGGAACCGATAAATGGACGTGGGACGCGTTAGTAGCTTGGGCAAAAAACATATACGAGAAAACAGGTGAAAAAAGGGTAGGATTACCCGCTGGTTCTGGCGGCTTGTTACACAGGCTTATCCATGGATATCTTTACGTATCATACACAGGTTATCAAGCCAGAAAATTTAACTCACCTGAAGCTGTAGCTATGTGGAACAAGTTAAAGGAACTTTGGAACTACTGTCACCCAGAAAGCACAACATGGTCTGCCATGGCAGACCCACTTTTAAAGGGCGACGTGTGGATTGCATGGGATCATACAGCAAGAATAATCTCTGCCATTAAAACAAAGCCAGATGATTTTACTGTTGTCCCCGTTCCAAGGGGACCCGCTGGTAGAGGCTATATCCTTGTGTTGGCTGGACTAGCTATACCAAAAGGTGCACCAAATCCAGAAGCGGCATGGGAGGTTATAGAATTCTTGACTAGACCAGAGAATCAAGCAAGGATAGCCGAAAATGTTGGCTTCTTCCCAGTAGTTAAAGAAGCTACTCCCACAATAGTGGATCCCGGAGTGAAAAAAGTAGCAGAAGGTGTCAGTACTCAGATGTCTGTAGCCGACGGCATACCCGTAGCCATACCTAGTCTTGGAGCTAAAGCAGGTGATTTTGTGGCAATGTACCGCACAGCATTTGAAAGAATAGTGCTGAAAGGGGAGGATGCGTCGACTGTACTTTCACAACTTGATCCTCAACTTCAGGCAATCTTCCGCGATCTAAACATTCAAGCTCCCTAGACTATAATCTCTCTAGGGTTGAAAGCATGGAACAAAAAATACGTATTTTTTTTCCTTATTTCCTAATTTTACCAACACTTATCTATGAAGTCTTCATTAGCGCATATCCCATAGCTTATGCTATTGGAATGGCATTTTCAGGCAATCCTCCCGCTTTAGTCCAATTATTCCAAGACTTTGAGAGATTCAAGGAAGTAATTTTTTACACTATTCTGATTATAGTTACTGTTATTCCCTTACAACTCATAATCGCAATATTTGCATCGATATTTTTCTTGAACCGTTTTAGGGGCAGGGAACTCGTGCTTTACTTTTTTATTCTTCCTGTGGCTATCAGCGAAGTAGCTGGGGCGCTTTTCTGGTATACAATGTTTTCCTCTAGCGGTTTACTAAACAAACTCTTAATATGGCTAGGTGTGATGCATAATCCAGTATACTTCTTTGGATACGAATTTAGGGACAGGACACTCTTAGTTATAGTTTTAGAAGAGGTGTGGAGGGCAACAGCAATTGTCTTTACTATTATATATGCTGGCATACAAATGATTAATAGGGAATACTTTGAGGCAGCAGATGTATTCGGCTTTAACTTTTGGCAGAAACTTAGATACATAACGGTGCCTTTGCTCAAACCATCAATTCAAACAGCACTTATCATCAGGACGCTCTTTGCATTTCAAATTGTGGGGCCTATTCTCATCCTTGGAGGAGAGTATATAAGAGTGATGGCTACAGAGGTCGTGTACTGGTATTCTCAAAGAATGGATCCATACATCGCTAGTGCATGGGCTGTTCTCGTTGGCGTTGTAACTTTTGTACTTAGCATTCTCTATATAAGGATGTTTAGGGCAGGTGAGGGGGCATAATATGAGGAAAGTTTTGGTATATCTTATCGCGTTTCTCATTTCTCTCTGGATTTTAACCCCAATAATCTACACAGTCTTGGCATCATTCGCTGATATATTAGACTATTACCAGCATTTGATTCCCCAGAAATACACGCTAAAGTATTATGAAGAGTACTGGAGACTTGGCGTTGGCGACGCGCTTGTCAGAAGCATAGAGATAGGTGTCTTAACGGTTCTGTTAAGCTTCCTCATAGGAATACCAGCTGGCTACGCTATAGGAAGACTAAAATTTAGAGGAAGGAACTCTATTCAGCTAACTATCCTCTTCTTTAGAGTTTTACCAATTGTTGTAATGGCAGTCCCCCTGGCAGTGGTTTTCTTGAAAATCGGGTTGTATGATACAATATTTGGGGTAACGCTCGCACATACAGCAATTGCACTTCCATTTGTCGTTCTCATAACCTCAAGCATCTTTGCAAGTGTTCCCAGGGATCTAGAAGAAGCAGGCACAGTGTTTGGTCTTAGTTCTTTACAAATATTCACAAAGATAACTCTTCCATTAGTTGCTCCCGGACTAGCAGCTGCCGGAATGTTTGCGTTCCTCATTTCCTGGAACGAGGTTGTAGCTTCAACGATCCTTACATATCTAAACAGAACTCTTCCAGCAGCTGTTTTAGCTCCCTACGTTATGGGTATGGGTGCTGCAGGTCAGTTGCCAGACCCCTACAGGTTTGCTGCGGCAACCATTATGATAATCCCTGCATTTTTATTCATGGCATATATTAGGAAATATTTGACAGCTATGTGGGGTTCTGCAGGGGTGAGATAGACATGGTAAGTGTCGAACTACAGAATATTGTCAAAAAGTATAGAAATGTTACAGCTGTAGACAATGTATCCTTTAAAGTAGATCACGGTGAATTTTTTGTCCTGTTAGGTCCATCTGGATGCGGCAAGACAACTACGCTGAGAATAATAGCTGGTCTCGAAACTCCTGATAGCGGCAGAGTCTTATTTGACGGGAGAGACGTCACCAATGTGCCAGCTAAAAACAGGAACATTGGAATGGTCTTTCAAAGCTATGCAGTTTGGCCTCATATGAAGGTCTACGATAATATTGCTCTCCCGCTTCAGATAAAGAAACTGTCAAGAGAAGAAATAGAAAAAAGAGTAAAGGCTGCCGCACAAATGGTTAATATTGCGCATTTACTTGATAGGTATCCCTTCCAGCTCTCTGGAGGTGAGAAGCAGAGAGTCGCTGTAGCTAGAGCTTTGGCCTTCGAGCCAAATATTTTGTTAATGGATGAGCCTTTAAGCAACCTCGATGCATTATTGAGAGTCCAGGCTAGGGCTGAACTAGTTAAACTACAGAAAGAGCTCAAGATAACAACTATCTATGTTACCCACGACCAAACTGAAGCCATGGTATTAGCAGACCGTGTTGCAGTAATGAATAAAGGCAGAATAATGCAGATAGGAACGCCTGACGAAATCTACAATAGACCAGTGAATAGATTTGTGGCACACTTTATAGGCACGCCTCCTATAAACTTCTTTGCTGGAACAGTAGAGGAAGGCTATATCAATGCGGGTTTCCTAGTTATACCATTCAAAAATATACCCCCAGGGCTTGTTGGAAAAAAGGTAACAATAGGTATAAGACCCAATGATATCTCGATCTCTCCCATTGAACAAAGCATACCTGTGAAGGGAAAACTAGTTGTTGCAGAAAATCTAGGTAGCGAATTTATTCTACACGTTGCTATCGGAGATGTTGTCCTAAGAGTTTTGTCAAAGAATAAACCAGCAAAGGAGGAGGTAACTCTATATGTAGATAAAACAAAGCTACATATATTTAGTGAAGAAGAAACCAGAATAAACATTCTCCCAGCATAAAATATTTTTTCTTGGGTCTTATAGCTAGGCGGTCTTTAATTATGTCCTCATTGTAGGAGCTTGCATGCTTCACGGTAGATTGGGTCTAGGAATTCATAGTTCTTTATTATGCTCATGTCTTCGAGGCTTCTCAATATGTTGCTTAAAACGCTGCTTGAAATCGTTGTGCCCTCTTTTTCTTCTAGGTATTCTTTAACCTGGCTCCATGTCTTTCTGCCCTCTGCTATTGCCCTGAGGACTAGCCCATATCTTCTGGGGTTGTCCCGGGTCATGTTTCTCAGCTCTTCTAGCGCAGTTCTTACGGCAATGGACTTTATCTTTTCGATGTCTGCTTCGCCCCTCGCGTAGGCGTTGCCGAAGAATGTTAGCCAGCCTGGTATCCCGTCGAAGTGTTCATAGGCCACTTCGAGGACTTCCTCACTTACCCTTAGGTTTAGCTGGGCAAAACCTTTTCTCAGAAAGTCTATAGACTGCTCCCTGCTGAGCCTCTCAAGCTTTACCTCGACATAGTATCTTCCATAAAGCGGAGACCTTGAGTCCTCTATACCAATAAAATCGTATAGCAACCCCACTTCTGAGCCAGTAAGAATAAAGGAAATATTCTTGTCATAGTCATAGGCGTGTGCAATAGCATCCTTAAGCTCTGATGACCTCGGTCCCCTCAGCCTCTGTGCCTCATCAATAGCAATGACAATCTTTTTCTTGTTTAGCCGGTCAAACAGCTCTACTAGGCTCAGAGAGTCGCTCCCCCTCCAAGAAACCTCGACCTCGACCCCCATAACTCTTAACCCACGGATACCCATGAGCAAGTCTTTGATTTTGTCAAGGGAGCCGCTGAGCCCTTGAGCTATAAGCCGAAACAAATCGCTCCTGCTGTAGTTCCTCCTCAGCGACCTCGCATCTATGAGTACATAGGGAATATCCAGCTCGCTGAGTGCAACTCTGAGCACAGAAGTCTTTCCTATACGCCTTATACCTGTAAGCAAGATTAAGGGTCTCCCTATACTTCTCTTTAATTCTTCTATCTCTTTTTCCCTATCGTATAGGTCTTCTCTTCTCTCCTTCGGCCTCTCATCAAACAGCAACTTCTACCCCAGAACATAACTTCTGCCCCAGAATATATACTTAACCTTAATCCATTACTCGGGACAAAAACTAGTCATAAATTACCGCTAAAAGTTAAACAGAAAAGTCAAACTAGAAAAGTAAAGTAAACCATAAAAGCATGTATGAATTAATGTATTATGCAGGAATTTTCAAGAGTAATTGATTTTCATGTTCACCCACCTCTTGATGCTGAAGATAAGGGCGTCAGTGCAAAGAGCATCGCTGAGGAGCTACTTGACTTAATGGACAAGAGTGGGGTCTCGAAGGCAGTCATACTGCCAATAGCCCCATAGATTTCCAACAACTACATATACAAGATAGTCGAAGTGGAGCCGAGAAGGCTAGTAGGCTTTGCATCGGTTGTTCCCAACCCCGCGGATAAGGCGGTGAAGGAGCTAGAGAGGGCTGTCTCGGACTTGGGCTTGAGGGGGCTTAAGCTTCATCCAGGCATGCAGGGCTTCTGCCTAAGGAGCACGCACGTCTGGAAGGTTCTGAGGAGAGCGGGCGAGCTAGGAATACCGGTAATCTTGCACGCCCTATGGATGGATGAATCAAGCCTTTACTTCAAGAGTCCATACAAGCCTTGGGAAAACCCCCTAGAAGACTACGCCCTCCTACCTTACATTGCACCTGAGACAAGATTGATCTACGCACACATGGGAGGCCTCCTCCACTTTAAAGAAGTCTTCAACATTGCTACGCACAGGAACGTATACCTAGATACGTCGTACAGCATTATCACTATTGCTCGTGAGGTGGGTCTCGAAAGGCTAGCTCATTACATCAAGTTGCTTGGAGCAGAGAAGATCCTGTTTGGAAGCGACTTGGTTCCAGGCCTAACCCCCGAAGATTTAGGGCCTAAAAAGCAGATCGAGCTTATCAATAGACTCCCCCTAAGCCAAGAGGAAAAAGAAAAAATACTATTTAAAAATGCCCTACAGCTAATGGGAACTTCCTGAAAAGCTATTGTGCTCGGTTAATAGTCACGAACCTTGCTACGTTAGGGAAGAAATAAAAAGGAAGCTTGGGATTTTCAATACCAAGACTTTAAATATTTCTTGGGATTCTAAATACCAAGATGGAATCACTGAATCCATGGTGGAAGGGCAAAGAGGCTTTCGAAGAAGACGAGGACTACAAAAAGTGGAGGCAAAGCAGTGTAAGATGGGTGCCCCAGCTATTAGAAGAAATTGAGCTAGAGGCTCCTGCTCTTCATTTCCTTTTTGGTCCACGACAAGTCGGCAAGACGACACTTTTGAAGCTTCTTATTGGAAAACTTCTTCAAGTAGTTGATAATCCCAGGGCAATTTTCTACTACAGATGTGACTTGCTCGCCGACTACAAGGAACTCAATAGTGTGCTCATGGAATACTTGAAAATAAAAAGGAACGAGGTTCTCCGGGTCTCGTTTATTTTTCTAGACGAGGTTACCTTCCCGAGGGAGTGGTATAGAGCAATCAAATACATGGTTGACAGGGGCTATCTTCAAAACGATATAGTGGTTCTCACGGGCTCTCTAAGCATGTATGCGAAAAGAGAAGTAGAAACATTCCCAGGTAGGAGGGGTCGAGGCAGGGACTACGTTTTATACCCGTTAAGCTTCAGGGAATACATAAAGGTTTCAAGGCCAGACCTATACGGAAAACTCGAGGAAATCAGAGACTTTAGCCCGAAAGAAATACGCGAGAAGTGCTTGAAGCTCATCCCTTGGAGGGAAGAACTAAACAAACTGTTTGAAACATACCTAGTAACTGGAGGCTTCCCACTGGCAGTGAAGACCTACCTAGAGAATAGAAGCATAAGCAGAGAGGTGAAGGAGACTTATCTTTCAGCATTTCTCTACGACCTGGCAAAACTAAGGAGAAACGAGGCAATAGCCAAAAGAGTCATAAAAGCCATAATCGAGAAGCTACCCTCTCCGGTGAGTCTCAACAGCATAGCAAAAGAGTTCGAAATAAGGTCACACAAAACAGTTTTCCAATACTTAGACCTCTTCGAGAAACTATTCATCGCCAAGAACCTCTACTTCGTGGACCCCGACAAGGCTGTTGAGGTATTCTACAAGGAGAGAAAAGTACATCTCACGGACCCATTCCTCTACGAGGTCTTCTCGGAGTGGTGCCACGTCCAAAAGCCCGACGAGTCAAAAATAGTGGAAAGCGTGGTAGCAACACATCTAGCCAGAAGGTTCAGGGTAGGCTACTGGAGAAACAGAACAGAGATTGATGTGATCCTCCCCGACCTTTCACTGGGATTCGAGATTAAATGGGCCGAAAAAACAAAATTATACCCCAAGAGCATAGGAAAAATCAAAAACATAGTCTACCTCACAAAAGAAGAATTCTCAGACGAGCCACTTGCAGTCCCCACAAGCGTGTTCCTGAGCTGTCTAAAATTATAGATTCTTGCCTGGAGCAGTTGGACTCAACTGGATATGTTAAGTTTTAATAACAGCCCCTATACCAAGCCCAGAGAGCCAAATGAAGAAGCCAGTCAAGATAGCCATCGCTACAA
This Zestosphaera sp. DNA region includes the following protein-coding sequences:
- a CDS encoding TrmB family transcriptional regulator sugar-binding domain-containing protein, yielding MTESIGEIKCEEEVAEVFSLLGISKFGCEVYLKLLQEGPLTLSELTEKMEAKTSQLYYYIKELVSKGLIEASSSRPVVYRAVSPSVLEKLYIEKTESLRARILERLKATAPRKQKLASEEPNVYTLKNWRTFLARAEEAAHNATVDLIVCGDFEFVKYLNETIELKEKEGVNTYVLLYEVPGINIDYSKLPKLRKIRKYVSGDLVVISDSRVAVLSQRRRSLLEKPNYGLIIEDPVIIDYLEQDFFFRWIRSEIIRDENIKLPTSFTIFRLALYEAQKLLQKKCRLRVLVYGRYVRTGEDCMVEGELVNTLFEDSRGIAQLTIKVNGNTVTIGAQDAIIEDIAASRVEVRGAC
- a CDS encoding carbohydrate ABC transporter permease — translated: MRKVLVYLIAFLISLWILTPIIYTVLASFADILDYYQHLIPQKYTLKYYEEYWRLGVGDALVRSIEIGVLTVLLSFLIGIPAGYAIGRLKFRGRNSIQLTILFFRVLPIVVMAVPLAVVFLKIGLYDTIFGVTLAHTAIALPFVVLITSSIFASVPRDLEEAGTVFGLSSLQIFTKITLPLVAPGLAAAGMFAFLISWNEVVASTILTYLNRTLPAAVLAPYVMGMGAAGQLPDPYRFAAATIMIIPAFLFMAYIRKYLTAMWGSAGVR
- a CDS encoding sugar ABC transporter permease gives rise to the protein MEQKIRIFFPYFLILPTLIYEVFISAYPIAYAIGMAFSGNPPALVQLFQDFERFKEVIFYTILIIVTVIPLQLIIAIFASIFFLNRFRGRELVLYFFILPVAISEVAGALFWYTMFSSSGLLNKLLIWLGVMHNPVYFFGYEFRDRTLLVIVLEEVWRATAIVFTIIYAGIQMINREYFEAADVFGFNFWQKLRYITVPLLKPSIQTALIIRTLFAFQIVGPILILGGEYIRVMATEVVYWYSQRMDPYIASAWAVLVGVVTFVLSILYIRMFRAGEGA
- a CDS encoding ABC transporter ATP-binding protein → MVSVELQNIVKKYRNVTAVDNVSFKVDHGEFFVLLGPSGCGKTTTLRIIAGLETPDSGRVLFDGRDVTNVPAKNRNIGMVFQSYAVWPHMKVYDNIALPLQIKKLSREEIEKRVKAAAQMVNIAHLLDRYPFQLSGGEKQRVAVARALAFEPNILLMDEPLSNLDALLRVQARAELVKLQKELKITTIYVTHDQTEAMVLADRVAVMNKGRIMQIGTPDEIYNRPVNRFVAHFIGTPPINFFAGTVEEGYINAGFLVIPFKNIPPGLVGKKVTIGIRPNDISISPIEQSIPVKGKLVVAENLGSEFILHVAIGDVVLRVLSKNKPAKEEVTLYVDKTKLHIFSEEETRINILPA
- a CDS encoding extracellular solute-binding protein, producing the protein MVVAILLVAVIIGALAYYLLRPPASQPVPEKRPFTKIIFASTQLSQPQEQSFTIGLLSALLNEKNIQAVFVPLGYSDMVSKLKAEVSSGSVSVSLIGGLSTEIDYFASQGWLEDLSRYGTLPGRTFTSSVMNVVEQQKKQYGIQTFVPWMTATFVIVVNNKAFDYLPAGLTKEDVIKGTDKWTWDALVAWAKNIYEKTGEKRVGLPAGSGGLLHRLIHGYLYVSYTGYQARKFNSPEAVAMWNKLKELWNYCHPESTTWSAMADPLLKGDVWIAWDHTARIISAIKTKPDDFTVVPVPRGPAGRGYILVLAGLAIPKGAPNPEAAWEVIEFLTRPENQARIAENVGFFPVVKEATPTIVDPGVKKVAEGVSTQMSVADGIPVAIPSLGAKAGDFVAMYRTAFERIVLKGEDASTVLSQLDPQLQAIFRDLNIQAP
- a CDS encoding ATP-binding protein; this encodes MESLNPWWKGKEAFEEDEDYKKWRQSSVRWVPQLLEEIELEAPALHFLFGPRQVGKTTLLKLLIGKLLQVVDNPRAIFYYRCDLLADYKELNSVLMEYLKIKRNEVLRVSFIFLDEVTFPREWYRAIKYMVDRGYLQNDIVVLTGSLSMYAKREVETFPGRRGRGRDYVLYPLSFREYIKVSRPDLYGKLEEIRDFSPKEIREKCLKLIPWREELNKLFETYLVTGGFPLAVKTYLENRSISREVKETYLSAFLYDLAKLRRNEAIAKRVIKAIIEKLPSPVSLNSIAKEFEIRSHKTVFQYLDLFEKLFIAKNLYFVDPDKAVEVFYKERKVHLTDPFLYEVFSEWCHVQKPDESKIVESVVATHLARRFRVGYWRNRTEIDVILPDLSLGFEIKWAEKTKLYPKSIGKIKNIVYLTKEEFSDEPLAVPTSVFLSCLKL
- a CDS encoding ATP-binding protein, whose protein sequence is MLFDERPKERREDLYDREKEIEELKRSIGRPLILLTGIRRIGKTSVLRVALSELDIPYVLIDARSLRRNYSRSDLFRLIAQGLSGSLDKIKDLLMGIRGLRVMGVEVEVSWRGSDSLSLVELFDRLNKKKIVIAIDEAQRLRGPRSSELKDAIAHAYDYDKNISFILTGSEVGLLYDFIGIEDSRSPLYGRYYVEVKLERLSREQSIDFLRKGFAQLNLRVSEEVLEVAYEHFDGIPGWLTFFGNAYARGEADIEKIKSIAVRTALEELRNMTRDNPRRYGLVLRAIAEGRKTWSQVKEYLEEKEGTTISSSVLSNILRSLEDMSIIKNYEFLDPIYREACKLLQ
- a CDS encoding amidohydrolase family protein, with the protein product MYKIVEVEPRRLVGFASVVPNPADKAVKELERAVSDLGLRGLKLHPGMQGFCLRSTHVWKVLRRAGELGIPVILHALWMDESSLYFKSPYKPWENPLEDYALLPYIAPETRLIYAHMGGLLHFKEVFNIATHRNVYLDTSYSIITIAREVGLERLAHYIKLLGAEKILFGSDLVPGLTPEDLGPKKQIELINRLPLSQEEKEKILFKNALQLMGTS